From the genome of Dermacentor andersoni chromosome 3, qqDerAnde1_hic_scaffold, whole genome shotgun sequence:
TGCAATCGTCTGCAGGCATTTATTAATAACTGTACTCCGTTACCTCTTCCCTGTGAAGGGTCTTGAAAGATCGCTTTACCTCCAGGCTCTAGCACTTCATCAGAGGTGCGTGAGCATTGTGACGAGCTGTGGGCAGAACATCTGTACACATCGCACATGTACATAGTTTACCATACACTATCATCGTCAATTGGACTAACTTTCTCATTATCCTTCGCCTCCTCGATTTCAACGACGTGTGCGTAGGCGAAATTATAGACAAGATGCCTCTCTACTTTTGGCACATTAAAAACGTTCTTTCGCTCTCGCAAGGGAGTTTGATAAACGGAACAGGAATTTTTCACACCATGGCACATCATCCTCCACGCTGAAAAATACGGTCACGCATCTGCCTATGCAACGCCTCATTCTTCCATTTCGCACAAAGAAAATAATCTTCTCGCCATGACATCACTGCTGTTGTCGGGTGCGCAACTGCATTATTCGCAGCAATCacctgtcaacaaagaaatgCAATGTCGGGAAGCTCTAGTCTTAATGACTAGAGACTACTTCATTGACCTCTCCACCGCCAACCATACGCGACCATACACAGCCTGCCAAAGCTACAGGTAGGCTTTTGAATTTCTGGCAGTCGTCCTTGACTTCAGTGTGTCCGATGCTGAAGTAAGTTTTAATCGCATCAAAATTGCGCCTGCAAATACATGGCACGATGTAAGCAGTTTCCCTAACCTTATTTATAGATAACCCCATGGCAAAGCAGGTAACCTGCTAGTGTTCATTTTTGCAAATTTTAAACAATGGTGCCCGCGCACTCATACCTAGCTTCATATTTCCCATTTTGATATACGTCTTGACAAAGCGTGCAGTATGTTTGTTGCTGGATCCGACAGTTACTTGGAATATTTGCTTGTGAAGAAACTAAACACGAACAAACAGGCCTATCACTTTCGCGTTTCGAGCACGAACCTTTAGAGAAAGTCTTTTTCTAGTGAATTAGCTGGAAGCGTTCCTAGTTAACCTGTGATATTGTGGCATGGTGAATGTTTCGTTGACAGGGGTAATATTTATATTAAACTCACATTTCTCCTTAGCAAACATAAATAGTCCCTTCGTTTCTCTCGTACAAAGATTGGTGTAACTTCGATCACACTTTCTTTTAGCAGGGGCGGCAGTTTTATCGCGCAAGCTTGATAAGAAAAGGCAATCCTTATTTTGAGTTAATATCCGGCCTAAAATAAGCACAGTTTAGGTCATGCGTACTCTCAGCACAGTGACTGACATCGTTACGTTgctaaaagtattttttttttttgccacggcAGAACAAACAATTCCCATTAAACGCGACGTGTGGAGAATTGTTTTGGACTCCGTAATGATCAGAGATATGACCACAAGAGGCAGGGAGATGTCACATGACGCAGCAGGTATCGTCACCGCACAGCGGAGCCACCTGACAATACTCCGTGCGGTGACCCCTAGCGGCAGTGGCATCGTCCTCGAAGCTGCGGTGGCAGCGCCAGCAAAAGAGGCGTCTGCAGGACCAGCAGGCGTCCACCTTGTTGCTGGTGTTACGCTCCAGGCGTGCCTTGCATGACGGGCACAGGACCCGCTTTCCGGGATCTTCGTTGAGCCATGACTGCGGGTAGGCAAATGAGAAGCGAAAGCATTTTGGAGAAAGAGAACAGGGGTATTAAGTGCTTTCTATATCGAGAGCGTTACTATAAGCGGAACCATTCTGAAACCGCACTTAACTGGATGGACGTTGCATCAATATTCGAGGGAAAATGCCGGCGGACAGCTTGAACGTATCTCTATGGAAATGGTTATCGTTAAGACGAGATTTTAATTTATGAGAATTTGACGCTAAGAGGACACATCCCTGAAGACTTACTATAACAATATACTGAGGCTGTGGGAGCCGCTTTGGTTTCCCCAAAACTGGCATGGGACTGCATCATGGACACGGCCGGTCTCTGTGGTCTGATTCACGCGCATCAAGTGTCAGACGTTAGAACGATACAGGTTAGTGAGACACTTATGGAATATCAACGACATGAGCTACGGAAATGAGAGCACTAAGAAAACCCCTCGAGTGCTCACGTTCCAGCGCAGTGGCAAGCGCGTCGCCTTTTCACGGTTCCAGAGTGCTTGCATACCTTGTCATTGGCACTATTCGGCGACATGGAGTCCTTGAAAGTGGCGCACGAGATTCCGTAGTGGTACAGCGACCGGCAGCTGCAGGAAAACGTGCAGACGATGATCATCGCTGTGTGTTACACTACGGATGAGCCGCAAGGCGCGACGTGATAACGAGGCTGTGGGTGATGTTAGTAATACTGAAGGTGACAAAGGAGATTACGTTTCGTGGTTCATGACTTACGCAAATCAGGTTGTGTACATAACCACCGTCATTATGAACTTGCACGTACGCCATGGGAACGCAATATTTGTGCTCGGCGGCAAGCTTTGTAGACTTTTCGGTGGGTTACGTCACAGAAAGCGGCGAGAGTGAGCAAGAAGCGGAACGTGAGACTATgaagccgcttttttttttttgtttacagcttAAGTATTTCGCTATCTGAACTGCAAGTCGCAGGAACGAATGTGTTCGCAAAAGCGGAGGCTCCACATTGATTTACACGTGCATGTTTCATTGATGGTAGTTTGACATCTTTAGCTGGTCAAGTTGCGTCCAAACTCAGAAGTTAGTCTACACGACaacgaataaagaaaaaaataaatggtaCCTGAAATCGTGCAATAAAGATCATATTTCAAATCTAAGGGCACCCTGGAGTCTGTTTTGACGTTAGCGCAGACATTAAAAGGGTGCTAGAATAGAATAAAGCAACGAgggcaaaaataaaaatgaaccgGAACGAGGAAAATTATTGCATTTTCGCAGGAGAGTTTTATGACGTGTTGTAAAATGCCACGAAACAAGGTGCCTTCGAGTGGTTTAGAAATCCTAAATCCAAACTGAAGCTACtatttctattgccgcaagaaaacgaaaaaaaagaaggcaccaGAATTCTTCATGGTGTCCACGTTTTCGTCTTTAGAGCATTTTGCACTACAGTGCTGGAAGACGGCCTAGCATTCGATAGTGTTTAAGTCAGAAGACCCGTTGCTACAGCTTACATGGTGCGAGAAACAAACTACGGCTGGGAAGGTGGCACCAGTCCCAAAGCGGACGTCATTCCACGATTCTAAAGGGATGTGTGTAGTCTTGAGTAGAATGTCTCTCTCACAGTTAATCGACATCGTATGGCTTTCCCATAtcgctcttctctctctctctctctctctctctctctcttatgctgAGGACTACCATGTTAGGTCGAATGATATGTGTTGAGAAACGCACTTGCAGGTTTTGCCCATCACTTATTATTACCCTAGATTAATTGACAGTGCCGAAGAATAGACTGACTTCATGCTAAGCATGGTGGTAGCACTAGAGTTTCGTTCAAGAAGCGTACTGCGTCTTTACCGTGAGAAACAACCCACCCATCGAGATCAAAGGGCAGGGTGGCGggaacaacgacaaaaaaaaaaaggacgaacaaacgccccccctccccccccagcaTTCCACTAAAGTTCACTGGAAGAATCCACCGTAACATCGTCCTCGGCATTGTCCTCATTGTTGTCTTGAATCCTACGTGTAACAGGAACGCAGGGATTCCTACTGTCATTATGGCGGCAAAAGGGGCACCGCGCATGCGTTTTGAACGGGGTGAAATCGGTCTATTGCAAGTTTCAGAAGTGCACCAGTGGAAGCTCCACTCACCGGAAGCAGACGGCGTTGTTGCATCCGGGGCAAACGTGCACGTTGCCCAGGACGTGCACGCCCTGTGTCTCGGCGTCCATTTTGGAATCCAGCGCAAAGTGGCATTCGGGTGTCGGACAGGGCAGCCATCTTCCGTCCAAGTCCGCTGCGACGCTGCACTCGAACGACCTTCGTGCGAGGTCACTCAGCAAATCCTGGTTGTTGCTCGTCACGTGGGTAATGTCGGCTATCGCCCACGGTGAGGCGCAGTCCTGAAGTCGCGAAGAATGCGGCACCGACGGTTCACTATTAGTGGAATCAGTAGGAAACGAAGATTACACTCTAAGGAAAGCTTGCACCCTTTGGGGGCTATCTTGTCGTCAAACTAATAAGAAAAAATTCCCTTgcgtgccttttctttctttcatgctcCGTGCCCTGTACTTTCAGGCCCCAAATGGTGCGTACGGATTAGGATGACAGCGTTCTTGATGGAAAAATAGGGAGTGCCGAATGACAAAGAAAGGAACTGCATGTGAGATAGATGAGCAGTAATGCTTGGGGGTAAGATAAGCACTAAAGAGTGTAAAACTTTTCTTTAGAGTGTACCGAAAGCACAGATGACGCAGTGATGAATATACAGCAATCTTTTAAGTGACATTGAAAGACAGTTTTAGTGACGCAATAGCATTTAAGGCTGCCAAAACATTGTTTGAAACGAACATTTTATGTGATTTTTCACAAAAACTGGTGTGTattactggagagagtggaactTGGGTTTTATTGAAAATTTCACGCTTCCCACCGGTGCGTCAGTGCGCCTTCGCCCATTTAAAAGTGTCTTGTACTTGGTTCGTATTGCTGTAAGCTATGTTGTGCAAACTAGTTAGGTTGgatgctttctttcctttcaaaTTCATTGAAACCCACTTTTAGCGATAAGCGGTAGCTATACCGAAGTAGACGCTGCATATCTGTGTTTCCCCATATATTATATGGTACATGCCCGATATATCTACAGTAGAGGGGCATATGGACAATCAGTATGAAACCTTGTACGTTTTCATATCATATATGTTTCATGTCATATATAGCATGCGCCACGTCATATTTAGGAACATACGGGTCAATATGAGATCTCCACAAGTTCATATGGGACCACAGGATACATTGCGCGTAAGTTTTCTCTACGTGTGAAGATTAGATGCGTTTACCAGGTACTGCAAAGAGCGACGGTGTTGTGCATGGTGTGGAGGGCCACCAATATCTGCATTCAAGTACTTGTAGCAGCCCAATTTCTACCGGATAGCTCGCATATTAGTCTCGAATCAAGAGGTCCTTGAAATTCGCCGTCAAACTTTGCGCTTTCCGTCCTAATGAAGAAATGTTGCTGTTATCACAGAAAGATGGAAAGTAAAGATTTGGATAGCTGAGAAGATCGCTTTCATGAACATTACGCACCTTTTCGAAGCACGCCAAAGGCGGGGAAGCTCTCTTGAAGACCAGCAGCAGGCACGATCCACAGTGCCAATGACCGCACAGCTCGAGACGGTGTCCACTCCCCGAGAGCCGGTCCTTTTGAGCGTCGCCTGGTGGCAGTCGGCAGATGGGGCAGCGCTGTCCGGCATCGGCCGTCGATTTTTCGTCCACTCTACTCTTCGGCAGCTGGCTCACAAGTCGTTCGGCCtgcgtcaacaacaacaacaacaaatgacGAGAGATTTGTGACCGAGTGGACGCGAACTGTTCCTTCAAGTCGCCACGACATTTCGCAGCGATGCTGTTAAGGGGTGTTCCGGCACGATACTCTTGCAGTTTGCGTCGAAGCAACGAAAGTGCTCGTACGGCCTGGGCACCGCAGAGAAGGCGCAGCCAGACTCCGGCGTCGCCACAGCCGGTGCGGCATCCAGGAACATACATCGGCTATTACGGAAATAATAGAAGCGCATAGCTAGGATATAGTGCACCCTTTAATAAGGTTTAAGAAAGCCTAAGTATAGCGACGGAATTGCAACACATAGTGAATCGTCTGCCAAGGCTTGAGTCTTGCAAAAACAGCCCTTATACTTCGGGCGTATGCAAGAATTTCTTCATCGGCATCTTGGCTGCATTTGAGGAATAAGTTGCTCGCATCGGCTCATGTCTTTGAAGGTTTTCTCGAGTGAATCGCTCGAGTGATGGATGTTGATACAGAGGTTGATGAATGTGAACCACTCATTTTATAATGCAGTGCTTGATGAACCGTCAGCGATAGCAAATTTCTTATTTCTTTTGATAATGGCACAAGCATTTGCACATTAGGGGGTAGTATTCTGAGAGTTTAAAGCTTTCTTATATGTTAAAGGGGCGGTATCCTAATCAGTTGCTCGACCACGTGAAAGCATGGTGCTTCTTTTGATCTCACTTGGCGGTGAAAGTCGTATATTTTGCGCCggtaagaaaacaaagaaaaagaaagaggccgCGGCGACGAGAAGGCAATGACGCGAGCAGCCTCTATTGTGTAGCGACAAAATAAACTTCggtgcgatgaaaaaaaaaagaacgaaaaatttTACCGGAAAGTAAGCCTCAGATTACGGCGGTTCTAAGGAGATATCTGAAAGCTCAAATTGGTGGACTTTATTTCCGCAATGATGGTCTGTAAATATGAAATTTTTAGTGCACCCTACGAACCTTATACTGTGACTGTTTTTAAGCTCATTTTCGGTTGGGAAATATGTGACTAGCAAAGGCAAGCGATTTCGTTTATGCGATACACCCCTTTACGTTTCTAATGCGTGGATCAGTTTTACGTTTTCAGAGGCTCAGTTTTTTTACGTTTCTATGTCTTTGCGAATTACTGCACTTGGTAAGGCCTTACCTCTCTGATGGCCGCGTCTGTTCCAAGAATCTCGACCGTTTCGAATTGCCCATCGAAGGTGGCAGCATCCAGCTTGCATTCTCTGGCTAGATACCAAGGGTCATCGCCCAATGTGGCGATGAAGGACTTCAGCACAGTAAACCCTTCTCCGACGAGTGCCAATCTCTTCCTCTGCCGCTTCTCCTGCGCAAAAAGTCATGCATTGGCTGTTAACTTGCGATCAACGGAAGTTCCTGAACAGGgcttctactgctgctgctcGGAAGGTTTGTTTTAGGCGGCGGGGGTGAGGTAAATCAGTTTTTTAAGAGAAGCTACGAGAGAGTTGTTTTGTGCGCAGCCTGGTTAACCTGTCACAGGGAGGAATCGCATAGAGGCCGAATGAAAAGACGGGGTAATAGACAGTCCATGCCTTTCACATTTCCAGGTGAAAGGAATGCAAGCTAAAATAAAGTAGGAGGAAGAACTACAAGTGCCGATTACGCGAATTTCCGCTGGTTATTGACACCGCTACCGCGCAATTTAAGCTCGAGATCTCTCAGATTTACACCTTAACAACATTTGTTCATTTTCGTGATCCGCTGCTCATACTGTTTCAGAAATCGTTTGTTCTCCCGTTTTCAGTTTCTCGCGCTCGCATTCAGACTTGCGCTGACGTGCCGACTTGACCGTTGCGGTGGGAACTCTCTTGTTTTCCGCGCCAGAGGTACGTAAGCTTACGAAGAAGAAACGCGCAGGACAGTCACTGCTAGTTTACAATATCTACGTTTCTTTTCCCGCTGTGCAACTACATCAGGAAGTCGTAGAAACTCGCCAGAGCTTCCCCTCTCAAACAAGAGACAGTGCGCGAAAGACTACTGCATATCACCACAGTCAAAGATGAAGGCGTTTTGCACTTGGAAGGCACCTGTTGTACAGTAAGTGCAAGGATGACTCATCTAATTGCGTGGCAACAAAAATTCGGCCGTTTAAAGGGACCGACCACCGCACAAGACGTGTTCTGAAACGTTGGAAACCGCGATTCACAGGGCTTGAGTAATCTGTTCACAATTTAAGTAGGCCTTATTATTTGGGGCAGAAAGCTGCAAAATGAAAACGGTATGCGACGTGAACTGGCGGTCAAACATTGGTTCTGATAGATGGATGCCAGCACATTACTGTACGTAGGTTGGCTGTTATTAACTGCACAAAAGCGATCGTTTAAAGTCGGAGTCTTCATGACACACATACATTTGCGCTTTATTGTATGAGTATTACGAGATTAAAGAATTCACGCTAGCGAGCGGTGCTGCCTCCGTGGCAGCGAGTGGAACGGCAGACCCTTGGGGAGTCGTAGTGTCACTGGGCGCACATGAGTGATTTTGCACGTGCGCGAGTTTGCGGGCGTGTACCCGGAGTTCTGTGGTCTCGCTGCGAGATGCAAAAGACTTCTGGCTAATGTGCCATAAGTGGGTGCCAGCGTTACATGAATAGCATTACTGGCGTACCCTATACCGGTTCCCCCAGTGCCGGCGCACAATCGCTTATAGCGCTGAATTATTACTATTTCCGGCGTGTTTCCAGCGTACGAACTCGAGATCATCATGACGAATGAAGACAGCAAAATCCTGACAAAGAATATTCGACTGCGTTTTGGGCACGCTGACCAGTAAGAATtccgctggaaaaaaaaaaaatatcgaataCCGCAGAAATTGGTTATCGGTCGTTCAGAAAAACGTGCCAATATTGCAAGTCGCTGAGCTGGTGCGAGGCGAAAGCTAGCAATTGCCACTTATTGCTACTCATTTTGGCTTCAAAGATAGTTGTTTCTGCCTCTCCGCTGTACTTTGTAGTTAGCGCTGTGCCTCCATTTGCTTCTATATTCTCCACTTGCTACAATAGGAAGTTGAATGACATTACCTGAACGCAGTGGAAAAGACGGTTACTGAAACGCAATTTTTGTGGGTACAATTACAAGCAGTTGATCTTAAAAACGATAACCTGGCCATATTATACATTTTCAGAAACTTTCACATCATTCGAATCTGTAATTTACCAGTTCTTCAAGCAACGGTTGCCACTGCTTATATTCAGTGTTGCACATAACTATTTCACTTCGAGAATAAACGTTTAATGACAGTATTTACTTTGGTTTTCGAAGCCGTGTTCTTCGTATTCGCGACGCATGCATTGCTACGTTCAACACAAGCGTTCTAGTTTTTATTGCTATGGTCTCATAGCGAGAGTGAGGTAACTCACGACACCACTCACATACAATTTGGCCTTGGGGACGACACACTATGGAAATACAAAGAATAGAGCCTTGCAGGGCTTTCTGTAGTACCACATGAATTAGCTAATTATAGACAACTGTAGGGCATTCGAGAAACAATACGCATGCCATAATCGCACGCAGTGCTAGGTTATGAGATTAGCCTTGTTTGTGAGATTTAACCATTCGTTAATTTTACGAAGCAATATTTAACTCAAGACTACGCTAAAGTTTTTGCTGAAGCACTGACAAAGCCATAGTGCATCAGAGCTAGCTGCCACTCCTGACCATCAATCTAGATTCATACAGTGAACCGTATAGTCAATTCAATCCGCGAACGAGCTCGAGGGCTAAACTGCAGCAGATGGCGTTATTCAGTGGCACTGGGACACGTAACACTAGTCCGCGGAGCAAATTGGAAACGCGCTGCACAGCCTGCATTGATGGGCATTTTTCTAACGATAGATTTCACTTTTCTATACATTTGGCCATTCACCATTACTAGAACATGGCTCGAACGCTGCCGTTGCTGGCGGGTGGGCCCTTCAATGCGGcccatggtgaaaaaaaaaacgaaggagaATGCGGATGGAATGGAGCGTGATAAATTCCGAGCCCAGCTGTAATAGCAAATATATCGACGCGACCTCGCACCGAAATGTACAGATGTTTACACCCTGAAGGGTGTTCTCGTGTTGCGCTGGTAACACCGTTACCGTTAGGGTCTTACGAAAATTATAGAAGACGACAAcagagctctaactagacgtgtgATGACaatagttgaaaactatgtaatcattctgacagctttgggcgcacagaaatatccggcAGGAGAGTTTGATATCTCTCGCCGTAAAATTCTCTTGCTGGATATTTGTGTGCGCCCAAGGCTCTCAGAAcaattacatagttttcaactacgccttttgtcatcgcacgtctatgTTGGAGCTCGGTTAtcggcctctataaatttttgtaaggccttAATGGTAAAGGTgctaccagtgcgacaagaaaaaaccCGTAAGGgagtaaacatttttacagtgcatGGCATTAAACGGGACCGGGACTGCTCGGTCCTCTTTGTTTTCGGCAACTCACCCATGCCTTGGTGTGCCTCCTCAGCATCTCGCTGGCTGCCGCGACGAGCTGCGCTTCGCCCACCAAGCGGGCCTCGCCGGGCTTGCGGTACACGTAGATGCCACCGTCGGGCGCCACGGCCCTCAACACTTCCACGACTCGTTCAGGGCGCACGCGGGAGTCGACACGCGGGGCGTCGGGGCCCAGGATCATCCTGTTGAAAAGGTGCACAGCCTTGTGAAAATCGTTGAGGTTGTTAGCCTTTAGCTTGACCCGAACCGCGCTTTCACCGCAGGGTGTCGCGTCGCACTTGATGTTATCCTCAGGACGAAGTCCTTCTTGACGACGAAGCTCCTCTTCGATTTGGCCCTGAATCGCTTCGAAGAAGGTGCATGGGAAGTACAGTGTTTCCTCCACGAGAATGTGTATGGCCATCGGCAACGTGGCAACACCTTCCTCACCATTCCGATCGACGGGAACTGGGGAGCCCCTGAGCAACGTGCAGGCGCCCTGAGCTGCGTTGGGATCCTCGAAGGAGAGCCACCCTTTCTCAATATAATCTTCCATCCTCGGAGTGTTGAGAACCAGTTTGGGACTGCGTTCACGGAGTTCTTCGTCAAAGAGTTTCTGTACAGCGTCCCCTAATGCTCGCAGCTTCTCGACAGGCGTCTTGCGTGCTGCTTCACGTACGAGGCTTACCTTCTTCACGTCTACTGATAGCGACGAGCGTATAAGACCTTCCAGCGCCGACTGGGTCGCCGTCGAAGGCAAGCCCGTGATGTACAGTTGGCAGGATACCTTCTTGTCGCGATGGATAGTCACTGTGTTGTTGTCAAAGCGGACTCTGAGGGGCAGCCGCGCCGCCACGCGGTCGTTCGATGCCTGGTCCGGTAACTGGGCAAACGCGGTCCCCGAGCACAGACGGCGCGGTAGTGAGATTTGGGCGTGGAACGCTGGTCTCCGCTCCCTTTGTTCTTCACGGTAGTCGAGAGCGCCACCCTTAACGGTTACTTTTAGGTCGCCGCCCTGTTCAGAGAGCGCCCGGTAGGCATTGTCGGCTTCTCGTGCCGTTTTATAGGTGATCTCAAAGGTGGAGTCTTCTTTCATGTACCGGTACAGGACTATCTCTCCCAGTTCGTTCACCCTTCTGCAAAACTCAGAGTGGGTCATCCTCACTTCGTACGCTAGTATAGTCCGGAAGGCAGCCGGCGCGAGTAGTTCGTTGACGTGACCTCCAATGCCGAGAACGGCGAGCACGGGACGTTCTTCGTAGGGAGATCTAGCCGGTGTGAGAAAGGCTTCCCGGTCCTttctggacagttttgttacCTGCTCGCTGACGATGCTCCGAAGGCACTGTAGAGCTTCGAAGCAGTACTTTTCTTGTCCTCTTATCACGACACACTGTCTCGCTGCGTCCCGTTCGAGGTGACCCTTACTGTCATCTGTGGCTATTCGCAGCTTTTCCTCAATGACCTGCAGCGCGCTTGTCGAGTTGAACTGATGGTTCCAGATCAGCTTTCCCACGGGACCAAACCGTTCCACAAGTTCATGATTCGTTTCTTCTGCACGGTAAACTTCACCGGTCGGTTCGCGCTTACAAAAGGACTCTGGCAAAGCGGCGAAGTTGAGCAGCTTTACCGTGTTATCGCCATGAACTTGAGCGAATAGACAACAGACGACGTTCTTCGGCTCTATCCCCTCGGTATCAAATAGCGACAATGGTGATACCTGCAAGTGATCGCCCAAAGTGGGGTGTTTGTAACCGTGTTGGTCCGCTTGCAACAGGCCTTGGGGGAAAGACTGTGCAAGCAGTTCACCTAACGTGATTGTAGCGTTTTTCTCCTCCTTTGCTGAATCGGCACCGAGATTTCTGCCTTTGAACTCGGTGAACTCCTGCTGGATACTTCGAACGGCGTTGTGAAGGTAGTTCATAAAGGCTTCGTTCACGTCATGCACATCGCACCAAGAGCTTTTCATTTTCTTGGGTACAACCAGCCAGTTCTTGTACAGCTGAATCACCCCTGAAAAGACGCTGGATCCGTCGGACACAGGGAAGTCGCGCTGATTTCCGCCTTCTTTCAGCGGCCTGTAAGCCACAAGCAAGTCTTCGAAGACAAGGAGTGAAAGTAGGATCGAGTCCAGGGACGGAGCCTTGCCCATTGAGCCCAGCACAAGCATGCCAAGTCGCGGCTGTAGACTCGTCTGACACAGCCTAGCGCCCAGGTCAGTCACTTGTCCTTCAGCGTCTAACGCCCCGATCTGTTTAAGTGCAGTCTTTACTTCATCCAGCAGCGTCTTAGGGAGCTCATTGACAAAGAGAGCGTCGGAGGTCTTCTGTTGGGTAAAAAGACGAAGAACTATGTCCTCCAAGTACTTCGAGCTGTGTAAGTGAGCTGGCGATAAAGGGACTAATGCTGCTTTACTGTAGAGACGGTAGCAAGTCCCGCATTCGTGTATTCCTGCTAAAAATCTTCTCTCTTCTGCCTCAGTTTCAGTGACGTAAGCGAGCTGCATGACGAAAATACCAGACCGGTAAACGGTCTTCAGCGTTAGGCCACTGTCAACGACGCAACGCACACGCAGTGCACTCACGACTGCGTCGGGACATTCCACGGCAAAGATCACCCTCCAGCATCCTTTCCGCAGAGGGTCGTTCTTGAGAGGAAATTTTGTCCAGATAGAGGACAATACTTCGTGGGCAACAGCCACGTCAAACTTTTCCTCCCGCATTCTCTGAACCAAAAGGCCATCCGCAAGAATAGCGTCCGCGAGGGATGGAAGAAACACAAGAACGTCACCGCCGGCCGGTGCTTCTGCCGTCTGGCAGAATTCGAGAGCTGTGCAGACACATGCCATCACTCTATTTGTCGGCTTGCCTTTCCAGATGACATCTACTGGAAACGTGAGGACGCACCGGATGATGTTCTCGGTTTCTAGACAAAACGCCTCTTGGATCCGTGCGCAGACATCGGACTGATTGCCGCACAAGACTACACCGACTTTAGACACAAAATATTTCTGGATTATTGTCAGCACAGCCCGCTGGTAAGCGGTGTCTTCTTGCAGCTCATCGACGATGATGGCCTGGAAGTCAGAGAGTTCCATATCGCGGCGAAGAAACTCTTGAAAGAAGTGTCGCGCGCTAGTGAAAACAACTGCGCTTTCAGAGTTGACCTTTTCGGTAGTGCTGAGCCAGCAATGCACGGGTCCCAATCCACTCACAGAGCCTGCGCCTTTCGAGCACTGCTCGGCTGTGAAATCACTGGCTTGTACACTAAGGACACGGAAGTTCAAATCTTGCGCATACGACGCCACTTCGAGTGCTGTTTTGGATCCCGGTGACGACATCAGGAACACTACTTGGCGCCCAGACAAAGTTTCGAGAATTGTTGATTTTACGCTGTAAACGACTGAGCCCCTTTTGAGCCTAGCAAtttcagtggctgtggcgtcgTCAGCTTGTTTAGGCGACTGAGGCAAATCAGAAATGATCTTCAAGAAATGGGTCAGCTGAGCCTCGTAAATTTTGGCCTGAT
Proteins encoded in this window:
- the LOC126539270 gene encoding uncharacterized protein isoform X1, translating into MNQHGDYRARDHYQARHRYGASGGAFEETGFRGPPPTRGGRFGGQVDLRADSYSNRPDYYDPTWQYGASRRGRHPTGPPADVHQRQHYGYGGTGGYHNQRYEHGPPRHGYAGGPRGRELHDRGRSPRDAAHPRRGRGGGWSSWLDTAGHRREGNVPLTAGESLLHFKRAVRRMNNDCDRSVLSESCAHSVSEVSDARSQYADGDFATHRHAGFTARHGNDGENAASSRERKDLVDRTEAVIKRRVPLQRDVSFEPCRPLAAGASLLTSMISVFWDIENCAVPNGVPAYEIVLKVRQRFYAGYREADFVVACDTARMSPAVIAELNEALVTVIHVPGDQKNAADEKLRTVLRRFSDAHKLTGSRIVLISGDVDFAAEIHEMRYTDHIDVVLIHNEQAKRALRDAANESISYSAFLADLKSSYGSKAAKTFSSGLRNEGKDKERKSDLKKSVASVGARVQEDKMIEKVTKINNQAPETGEQPSFRTKVGLLVPREPTNAVYWKEYLSHLNVPQDFTLEVACGGKDIVCLVYPSATKARKAVEALNDPLVDDEDVPVCLGIISKETTQEVEKLTPEQPSRASKVKSAITNHKAKLEAVRKRIRSLQGDEKTAPMLQAAYEYQAKIYEAQLTHFLKIISDLPQSPKQADDATATEIARLKRGSVVYSVKSTILETLSGRQVVFLMSSPGSKTALEVASYAQDLNFRVLSVQASDFTAEQCSKGAGSVSGLGPVHCWLSTTEKVNSESAVVFTSARHFFQEFLRRDMELSDFQAIIVDELQEDTAYQRAVLTIIQKYFVSKVGVVLCGNQSDVCARIQEAFCLETENIIRCVLTFPVDVIWKGKPTNRVMACVCTALEFCQTAEAPAGGDVLVFLPSLADAILADGLLVQRMREEKFDVAVAHEVLSSIWTKFPLKNDPLRKGCWRVIFAVECPDAVVSALRVRCVVDSGLTLKTVYRSGIFVMQLAYVTETEAEERRFLAGIHECGTCYRLYSKAALVPLSPAHLHSSKYLEDIVLRLFTQQKTSDALFVNELPKTLLDEVKTALKQIGALDAEGQVTDLGARLCQTSLQPRLGMLVLGSMGKAPSLDSILLSLLVFEDLLVAYRPLKEGGNQRDFPVSDGSSVFSGVIQLYKNWLVVPKKMKSSWCDVHDVNEAFMNYLHNAVRSIQQEFTEFKGRNLGADSAKEEKNATITLGELLAQSFPQGLLQADQHGYKHPTLGDHLQVSPLSLFDTEGIEPKNVVCCLFAQVHGDNTVKLLNFAALPESFCKREPTGEVYRAEETNHELVERFGPVGKLIWNHQFNSTSALQVIEEKLRIATDDSKGHLERDAARQCVVIRGQEKYCFEALQCLRSIVSEQVTKLSRKDREAFLTPARSPYEERPVLAVLGIGGHVNELLAPAAFRTILAYEVRMTHSEFCRRVNELGEIVLYRYMKEDSTFEITYKTAREADNAYRALSEQGGDLKVTVKGGALDYREEQRERRPAFHAQISLPRRLCSGTAFAQLPDQASNDRVAARLPLRVRFDNNTVTIHRDKKVSCQLYITGLPSTATQSALEGLIRSSLSVDVKKVSLVREAARKTPVEKLRALGDAVQKLFDEELRERSPKLVLNTPRMEDYIEKGWLSFEDPNAAQGACTLLRGSPVPVDRNGEEGVATLPMAIHILVEETLYFPCTFFEAIQGQIEEELRRQEGLRPEDNIKCDATPCGESAVRVKLKANNLNDFHKAVHLFNRMILGPDAPRVDSRVRPERVVEVLRAVAPDGGIYVYRKPGEARLVGEAQLVAAASEMLRRHTKAWEKRQRKRLALVGEGFTVLKSFIATLGDDPWYLARECKLDAATFDGQFETVEILGTDAAIREAERLVSQLPKSRVDEKSTADAGQRCPICRLPPGDAQKDRLSGSGHRLELCGHWHCGSCLLLVFKRASPPLACFEKDCASPWAIADITHVTSNNQDLLSDLARRSFECSVAADLDGRWLPCPTPECHFALDSKMDAETQGVHVLGNVHVCPGCNNAVCFRCRSLYHYGISCATFKDSMSPNSANDKVCKHSGTVKRRRACHCAGTHGSTKIPESGSCARHARHAWSVTPATRWTPAGPADASFAGAATAASRTMPLPLGVTARSIVRWLRCAVTIPAASCDISLPLVVISLIITESKTILHTSRLMGIVCSAVAKKKNTFSNVTMSVTVLRVRMT